Proteins encoded together in one Gigantopelta aegis isolate Gae_Host chromosome 8, Gae_host_genome, whole genome shotgun sequence window:
- the LOC121378591 gene encoding zinc finger SWIM domain-containing protein 8-like isoform X3 gives MALCLYRIHQASSVCLRAPVSESLSRLHRDQLQKFAQYLISELPQQILPTAQRLLDELLSSQETAMNTVYGAPDPTAGPPASEQTSWCLDEATLHDNIKKTLVKFCIPSPMVLSDVNHLGTSAPPAAAEWQTLLRPLRGREPEGMWNLLSIVREMFKRHDSNSVPLLEILTDEVLQCEQILIWWFLTKASSNNSNAVHCNRGGNSAANASQHAASSLCEEIINLWRLGALNPKLSPFQREDLCRKFKNWHSKTIEIVRKARGSTSSNSGINLKKNDIENFAGFKPAIEACQMTWDDYPIPGITYSDKEGSRYVYHFCSRGQDGEVKKFSRVQPVTICSEDLISTDNSRTLAHSQRSQEARARNRQDQRALNMRRDSAINDGAISSGSEGFCEPERGFRDSDSSYENKCFHSRSNSLDEPDPANLYDVPVSRAIQGTAKVASAARPQDADVFDDGVETDQPEYNYNSLPAHSKNQEAAAATARPESVSRESSQNCETVGQSAEQSTSESQQSSDEYQMYFYDAKNKPNEADKKKKDKNEEPNIFAGIKKLDNSQDVLFARAEALHAHGHTKDACTLAKRLAEEMLSNPPDLLAETANVPTPKSKKKKALTTISLLASATLLKAAFLSSVLYEEIDCHYLAFQVGMFGLELARPPASSKVLEVKLAYQESELLQMLKKIPLRKQELAVLQARAADLRDGKLQTRGDAHLPLHLASFIFDSLGLPGCSTDVVSSDEKLGFEAAVTAIGLKANVSEAEHPLLCESTRRQRGELVLAMLVHYKDDQIKLAKIMDKLLDKEVHQFKSPSLVAVLSSGKVSTSSSQQLVASSAATTSQSPESSGKSKATGTSDMDKLFLPDRATPAAAGGTPENGGSPCHGHFNTTSSSDGTPTPSGSHSNSVVNGGARPKTTYNRYNINSGKDTDSSALEEEGDDIKALEAKIRCLGMKKKPSQGMASIDSSAPETTSSDNSPTLVRRNFNKHQGPGSDCGSSAESSDSIGSSSSGDKAARLIHRENESPPSPYINRMLPSQVIMDSRSSTPNIKGMRSLSAQISLLYKGKNRTMPTIPNQPSEASYHFMFELAKSVLQKSGGNTSSSLFTQPSNSTNHTGAHRNLQLCAFQIGLYALGLGNCVSPNWLSRTYSSHVSWIENQALEIGSAAIKILIDTWEGHLTPPEIASLADRASRGRDPNLIHSAAELALSCLPHAHALNPTEVQRALYQCKEQSRDMLEKACLAVETAAEGGGVFPEVLFDVSKHWYALSEEAAQNVADIPDNCSAPSRNQNYPDIDNQVHIVAAPPLTLQNERTSPSGHAVLSFADTPPPNQVTVSASQQLISHNTGQLAPQAMILPCAIPQTAPHHHAQLPHSAYLQHYNYVQQVPAATFTHHYSQHHMPLHTHGLHAAYVTPYYQTQAQFASIQGLANHAHVYHTSATHVGQLAPAVQVYQGPTCQVATVQNITSSTSNPCYAIQQVEPSTTTTSSTAGQIQAVCAQPPQLQPAAHNQEQLNYLMAAFRVGMAAMETLARRVHDDRPQTKYARNPPYGEDLKWLLGISIKLGTSYLQQFCVSAVNAVVSPFILYDLALEAARFLARNNPAHVPNQLRSTLLNSLFQKCLQMFIQCAHQRIHHITHTDYDDFVSIVCSARNAFYMAPGGVVQFNELLQSLRRSKSCRKELWQRIMNGLATGSV, from the exons ATGGCGCTCTGTCTCTACAGGATACATCAG GCTAGTTCTGTTTGTTTAAGAGCTCCTGTGTCGGAATCGTTATCACGACTCCACCGGGATCAGCTACAGAAATTTGCCCAGTATCTCATTAGTGAATTGCCACAGCAG ATTCTTCCGACAGCACAAAGACTTCTGGATGAGCTGCTGTCGTCCCAGGAAACAGCCATGAACACCGTCTATGGAGCACCAG ACCCGACAGCAGGCCCTCCAGCCAGTGAGCAGACGAGCTGGTGTCTGGACGAAGCAACCCTTCACGACAACATCAAGAAAACTCTCGTCAAGTTCTGCATTCCTTCTCCAATGGTCCTCAG tgATGTGAACCATCTTGGAACAAGTGCCCCACCGGCTGCGGCCGAGTGGCAAACCCTTCTGAGACCCTTGAGGGGGCGAGAACCGGAAGGGATGTGGAACCTCTTGTCGATAGTTAGAGAGATGTTTAAACGCCATGACAGTAACTCGGTTCCATTGCTGGAAATACTCACAGACGAGGTTCTACAGTGTGAACAG attCTGATCTGGTGGTTTTTGACCAAGGCCTCCTCCAACAACAGCAACGCAGTCCACTGTAACCGAGGCGGTAACAGTGCGGCGAACGCCTCCCAGCATGCTGCGTCCAGCCTGTGTGAGGAGATAATCAACCTGTGGAGACTTGGGGCACTCAACCCAAAACTGTCTCCCTTCCAACGAGAGGATCTATGCAGAAAATTCAAAAACTGGCACTCAAAAACTATAGAGATAGTCCGCAAAGCGCGTGGTTCCACTTCTAGTAACTCAGGTATTAATTTGAAGAAGAATGACATTGAGAACTTTGCGGGTTTCAAGCCTGCGATCGAAGCGTGTCAGATGACGTGGGACGACTACCCAATCCCGGGGATCACATACTCCGACAAGGAGGGATCTCGCTACGTGTACCACTTCTGTTCCCGCGGCCAGGACGGCGAGGTCAAGAAGTTCTCGCGTGTCCAGCCCGTCACCATTTGCTCAGAAGACCTCATCAGTACGGATAACTCACGAACTCTTGCTCATTCCCAGCGATCTCAGGAGGCCCGGGCACGCAACCGGCAGGATCAGCGTGCTCTCAACATGCGCAGAGACTCTGCAATCAACGACGGCGCCATCAGCTCGGGCTCCGAGGGTTTCTGTGAGCCCGAGCGTGGCTTCCGAGACTCCGATTCTAGTtacgaaaataaatgtttccaCTCCAGGTCAAACTCTCTAGACGAGCCTGACCCTGCGAACCTTTACGACGTTCCGGTGTCCCGTGCTATACAAGGCACGGCGAAAGTGGCATCAGCCGCAAGACCACAAGATGCCGATGTTTTTGATGACGGCGTGGAAACCGACCAGCCAGAGTACAATTATAATAGCCTGCCTGCTCACAGCAAGAACCAGGaagctgctgctgctactgccaGGCCGGAGTCTGTGTCGCGAGAATCTAGTCAGAACTGTGAGACTGTCGGCCAGTCGGCCGAACAGTCGACATCCGAGTCCCAGCAGTCGAGTGACGAGTATCAGATGTACTTCTACGATGCAAAGAACAAGCCAAACGAGGCtgacaagaagaagaaggataAGAATGAAGAGCCGAACATATTTGCTGGAATTAAGAAGCTTGATAATTCTCAAGAT GTTCTGTTTGCGAGGGCAGAAGCGCTGCATGCTCACGGTCACACGAAAGACGCATGTACACTCGCCAAGCGACTCGCTGAGGAGATGTTGAGCAATCCACCCGATCTCCTCGCAGAAACGGCCAATGTTCCAACTCCAAAGT caaagaagaagaaagcatTGACGACCATCAGCCTGCTGGCCAGTGCCACGCTATTGAAGGCTGCTTTCCTGTCAAGCGTGCTGTACGAGGAGATCGACTGTCACTACCTCGCCTTCCAGGTCGGCATGTTCGGACTGGAGCTCGCCAGGCCCCCGGCGTCAAGCAAGGTTTTGGAG GTGAAGCTAGCATACCAGGAGTCTGAGTTGCTGCAGATGTTGAAGAAGATACCTCTCCGCAAACAGGAACTTGCCGTCCTGCAGGCCAGGGCTGCCGATCTGAGGGACGGGAAACTCCAGACTCGGGGCGACGCCCACCTTCCACTCCATCTGGCATCATTCATCTTCGACTCACTCGGTCTTCCAGGCTGTTCTACAG ATGTCGTTTCATCAGATGAAAAATTGGGATTTGAAGCAGCAGTAACAGCTATTG GTTTGAAGGCCAATGTTAGTGAGGCTGAACACCCACTGTTGTGTGAGAGCACGAGAAGACAGAGAGGAGAACTTGTTCTGGCCATGCTGGTCCACTACAAAGATGACCAGATCAAGTTAGCTAAG ATCATGGACAAGCTTCTTGACAAAGAAGTTCATCAGTTCAAGTCTCCTAGTCTGGTAGCCGTTCTGTCTTCAGGCAAAGTGTCAACCTCGTCTAGTCAACAGCTGGTCGCGTCATCAGCCGCGACAACTAGTCAGTCACCTGAATCGTCAGGGAAGTCAAAAGCTACGGGTACTTCGGACATGGACAAGCTGTTTTTACCTGACCGTGCTACTCCTGCTGCTGCTGGGGGGACACCGGAGAACGGTGGGAGTCCATGTCATGGCCACTTCAACACTACGTCTAGTTCGGATGGAACCCCAACACCGTCAGGTTCACACTCTAACAGTGTGGTCAACGGTGGGGCAAGGCCGAAAACAACCTACAACAGATACAACATTAACAg TGGGAAGGATACAGACAGCTCTGCCCTGGAGGAAGAGGGAGATGACATCAAGGCTCTGGAGGCCAAGATCAGGTGTCTCGGGATGAAGAAGAAACCATCGCAAG GAATGGCAAGCATCGACAGCAGTGCCCCTGAAACGACATCGAGCGACAACTCCCCGACCCTGGTGCGTCGTAACTTCAACAAGCACCAGGGACCTGGCAGCGACTGTGGGAGCAGTGCAGAGAGCAGTGACTCCATCGGATCCAGCAGTTCTGGGGACAAGGCAGCAAGACTCATACACAGGGAGAATGAAAG TCCACCAAGTCCGTACATCAACAGAATGCTGCCGTCTCAAGTGATCATGGACTCTCGAAGTTCCACTCCAAACATTAAAGGAATGAGGTCATTGTCAGCTCAAATTTCCTTACT ATACAAGGGAAAGAATCGCACGATGCCGACAATTCCAAACCAGCCGAGTGAGGCGTCGTATCACTTCATGTTTGAGCTGGCCAAGAGTGTTCTGCAGAAGAGTGGCGGCAACACCTCCAGCTCCCTGTTCACCCAGCCCTCCAACTCCACCAACCACACTGGTGCGCACCGCAACCTCCAACTGTGTGCCTTCCAGATCGGACTCTACGCTCTTGGTCTCGGCAACTGTGTGTCCCCGAACTGGCTCTCCAGGACATATTCATCGCACGTGTCGTGGATAGAGA ACCAGGCTCTGGAGATTGGGAGTGCTGCTATTAAAATTCTCATTGACACCTGGGAAGGTCACCTGACACCACCGGAGATTGCATCCCTGGCAGACCGAGCTTCTCGGGGTCGCGACCCAAATCTAATCCACTCCGCCGCAGAACTCGCCTTGTCGTGCTTGCCACATGCCCACGCTCTCAACCCCACCGAGGTCCAGAGAGCCCTGTACCAGTGCAAAGAACAGAGTCGGGACATGCTAGAGAAAGCCTGCCTGGCTGTGGAAACAGCTGCTGAAGGGGGTGGAGTCTTTCCCGAAGTCTTGTTTGACGTTTCCAAACACTGGTACGCTCTGTCTGAGGAGGCTGCCCAGAACGTGGCCGATATTCCCGACAACTGCAGCGCACCGTCCCGAAACCAGAATTACCCCGACATCGACAACCAGGTTCACATCGTGGCCGCACCTCCACTGACACTCCAGAACGAACGGACCAGCCCCTCAGGACATGCGGTGCTGTCGTTCGCCGATACCCCCCCTCCGAACCAGGTGACCGTGTCTGCCAGTCAGCAACTGATCTCTCACAATACGGGGCAGCTGGCCCCCCAGGCCATGATTCTGCCATGCGCCATCCCGCAGACCGCTCCCCACCACCACGCTCAACTACCTCACTCAGCCTACCTACAGCACTACAACTATGTGCAGCAAGTGCCTGCGGCGACATTCACGCACCACTACTCCCAGCACCACATGCCGCTGCACACCCATGGGCTCCACGCAGCGTACGTGACACCCTACTACCAGACCCAGGCTCAGTTTGCCAGCATCCAGGGCCTGGCGAACCACGCGCACGTCTACCACACCTCGGCCACCCACGTGGGGCAGCTCGCCCCTGCGGTGCAGGTCTACCAGGGGCCCACGTGTCAGGTGGCCACAGTGCAGAACATCACCTCGTCGACATCCAACCCCTGCTACGCCATCCAGCAGGTGGAGCCGTCGACCACCACCACCTCGTCAACCGCGGGCCAGATCCAGGCGGTGTGTGCACAGCCGCCGCAACTACAGCCTGCCGCACATAATCAGGAACAGCTCAACTATCTGATGGCTGCCTTCAGAGTGGGCATGGCTGCCATGGAAACACTCGCACGCAGGGTGCACGATGATCGCCCGCAGACTAAATATGCAAGGAATCCTCCATATGGAGAAGATTTAAAATGGTTGCTTGGAATTTCTATTAAACTGG GAACATCGTACCTGCAGCAGTTCTGTGTGAGCGCCGTGAATGCGGTCGTCAGTCCATTCATCCTGTACGACCTGGCACTCGAGGCTGCCCGCTTCCTGGCCCGCAACAACCCGGCCCACGTGCCCAACCAGCTGAGATCGACACTCCTCAACTCACTCTTCCAGAAGTGTTTACAGAT GTTTATACAGTGTGCCCACCAGAGAATCCATCACATCACCCACACTGACTACGACGACTTTGTCAGCATCGTGTGCAGTGCACGCAATGCATTCTACATGGCTCCCGGGGGTGTGGTCCAGTTCAACGAACTTCTGCAGAGTCTACGGCGGTCGAAGTCGTGCCGCAAGGAGCTGTGGCAGCGAATCATGAACGGTCTGGCGACGGGCAGCGTTTGA
- the LOC121378591 gene encoding zinc finger SWIM domain-containing protein 8-like isoform X4, giving the protein MNTVYGAPDPTAGPPASEQTSWCLDEATLHDNIKKTLVKFCIPSPMVLSDVNHLGTSAPPAAAEWQTLLRPLRGREPEGMWNLLSIVREMFKRHDSNSVPLLEILTDEVLQCEQILIWWFLTKASSNNSNAVHCNRGGNSAANASQHAASSLCEEIINLWRLGALNPKLSPFQREDLCRKFKNWHSKTIEIVRKARGSTSSNSGINLKKNDIENFAGFKPAIEACQMTWDDYPIPGITYSDKEGSRYVYHFCSRGQDGEVKKFSRVQPVTICSEDLISTDNSRTLAHSQRSQEARARNRQDQRALNMRRDSAINDGAISSGSEGFCEPERGFRDSDSSYENKCFHSRSNSLDEPDPANLYDVPVSRAIQGTAKVASAARPQDADVFDDGVETDQPEYNYNSLPAHSKNQEAAAATARPESVSRESSQNCETVGQSAEQSTSESQQSSDEYQMYFYDAKNKPNEADKKKKDKNEEPNIFAGIKKLDNSQDVLFARAEALHAHGHTKDACTLAKRLAEEMLSNPPDLLAETANVPTPKSKKKKALTTISLLASATLLKAAFLSSVLYEEIDCHYLAFQVGMFGLELARPPASSKVLEVKLAYQESELLQMLKKIPLRKQELAVLQARAADLRDGKLQTRGDAHLPLHLASFIFDSLGLPGCSTDVVSSDEKLGFEAAVTAIGLKANVSEAEHPLLCESTRRQRGELVLAMLVHYKDDQIKLAKIMDKLLDKEVHQFKSPSLVAVLSSGKVSTSSSQQLVASSAATTSQSPESSGKSKATGTSDMDKLFLPDRATPAAAGGTPENGGSPCHGHFNTTSSSDGTPTPSGSHSNSVVNGGARPKTTYNRYNINSGKDTDSSALEEEGDDIKALEAKIRCLGMKKKPSQGMASIDSSAPETTSSDNSPTLVRRNFNKHQGPGSDCGSSAESSDSIGSSSSGDKAARLIHRENESPPSPYINRMLPSQVIMDSRSSTPNIKGMRSLSAQISLLYKGKNRTMPTIPNQPSEASYHFMFELAKSVLQKSGGNTSSSLFTQPSNSTNHTGAHRNLQLCAFQIGLYALGLGNCVSPNWLSRTYSSHVSWIENQALEIGSAAIKILIDTWEGHLTPPEIASLADRASRGRDPNLIHSAAELALSCLPHAHALNPTEVQRALYQCKEQSRDMLEKACLAVETAAEGGGVFPEVLFDVSKHWYALSEEAAQNVADIPDNCSAPSRNQNYPDIDNQVHIVAAPPLTLQNERTSPSGHAVLSFADTPPPNQVTVSASQQLISHNTGQLAPQAMILPCAIPQTAPHHHAQLPHSAYLQHYNYVQQVPAATFTHHYSQHHMPLHTHGLHAAYVTPYYQTQAQFASIQGLANHAHVYHTSATHVGQLAPAVQVYQGPTCQVATVQNITSSTSNPCYAIQQVEPSTTTTSSTAGQIQAVCAQPPQLQPAAHNQEQLNYLMAAFRVGMAAMETLARRVHDDRPQTKYARNPPYGEDLKWLLGISIKLGTSYLQQFCVSAVNAVVSPFILYDLALEAARFLARNNPAHVPNQLRSTLLNSLFQKCLQMFIQCAHQRIHHITHTDYDDFVSIVCSARNAFYMAPGGVVQFNELLQSLRRSKSCRKELWQRIMNGLATGSV; this is encoded by the exons ATGAACACCGTCTATGGAGCACCAG ACCCGACAGCAGGCCCTCCAGCCAGTGAGCAGACGAGCTGGTGTCTGGACGAAGCAACCCTTCACGACAACATCAAGAAAACTCTCGTCAAGTTCTGCATTCCTTCTCCAATGGTCCTCAG tgATGTGAACCATCTTGGAACAAGTGCCCCACCGGCTGCGGCCGAGTGGCAAACCCTTCTGAGACCCTTGAGGGGGCGAGAACCGGAAGGGATGTGGAACCTCTTGTCGATAGTTAGAGAGATGTTTAAACGCCATGACAGTAACTCGGTTCCATTGCTGGAAATACTCACAGACGAGGTTCTACAGTGTGAACAG attCTGATCTGGTGGTTTTTGACCAAGGCCTCCTCCAACAACAGCAACGCAGTCCACTGTAACCGAGGCGGTAACAGTGCGGCGAACGCCTCCCAGCATGCTGCGTCCAGCCTGTGTGAGGAGATAATCAACCTGTGGAGACTTGGGGCACTCAACCCAAAACTGTCTCCCTTCCAACGAGAGGATCTATGCAGAAAATTCAAAAACTGGCACTCAAAAACTATAGAGATAGTCCGCAAAGCGCGTGGTTCCACTTCTAGTAACTCAGGTATTAATTTGAAGAAGAATGACATTGAGAACTTTGCGGGTTTCAAGCCTGCGATCGAAGCGTGTCAGATGACGTGGGACGACTACCCAATCCCGGGGATCACATACTCCGACAAGGAGGGATCTCGCTACGTGTACCACTTCTGTTCCCGCGGCCAGGACGGCGAGGTCAAGAAGTTCTCGCGTGTCCAGCCCGTCACCATTTGCTCAGAAGACCTCATCAGTACGGATAACTCACGAACTCTTGCTCATTCCCAGCGATCTCAGGAGGCCCGGGCACGCAACCGGCAGGATCAGCGTGCTCTCAACATGCGCAGAGACTCTGCAATCAACGACGGCGCCATCAGCTCGGGCTCCGAGGGTTTCTGTGAGCCCGAGCGTGGCTTCCGAGACTCCGATTCTAGTtacgaaaataaatgtttccaCTCCAGGTCAAACTCTCTAGACGAGCCTGACCCTGCGAACCTTTACGACGTTCCGGTGTCCCGTGCTATACAAGGCACGGCGAAAGTGGCATCAGCCGCAAGACCACAAGATGCCGATGTTTTTGATGACGGCGTGGAAACCGACCAGCCAGAGTACAATTATAATAGCCTGCCTGCTCACAGCAAGAACCAGGaagctgctgctgctactgccaGGCCGGAGTCTGTGTCGCGAGAATCTAGTCAGAACTGTGAGACTGTCGGCCAGTCGGCCGAACAGTCGACATCCGAGTCCCAGCAGTCGAGTGACGAGTATCAGATGTACTTCTACGATGCAAAGAACAAGCCAAACGAGGCtgacaagaagaagaaggataAGAATGAAGAGCCGAACATATTTGCTGGAATTAAGAAGCTTGATAATTCTCAAGAT GTTCTGTTTGCGAGGGCAGAAGCGCTGCATGCTCACGGTCACACGAAAGACGCATGTACACTCGCCAAGCGACTCGCTGAGGAGATGTTGAGCAATCCACCCGATCTCCTCGCAGAAACGGCCAATGTTCCAACTCCAAAGT caaagaagaagaaagcatTGACGACCATCAGCCTGCTGGCCAGTGCCACGCTATTGAAGGCTGCTTTCCTGTCAAGCGTGCTGTACGAGGAGATCGACTGTCACTACCTCGCCTTCCAGGTCGGCATGTTCGGACTGGAGCTCGCCAGGCCCCCGGCGTCAAGCAAGGTTTTGGAG GTGAAGCTAGCATACCAGGAGTCTGAGTTGCTGCAGATGTTGAAGAAGATACCTCTCCGCAAACAGGAACTTGCCGTCCTGCAGGCCAGGGCTGCCGATCTGAGGGACGGGAAACTCCAGACTCGGGGCGACGCCCACCTTCCACTCCATCTGGCATCATTCATCTTCGACTCACTCGGTCTTCCAGGCTGTTCTACAG ATGTCGTTTCATCAGATGAAAAATTGGGATTTGAAGCAGCAGTAACAGCTATTG GTTTGAAGGCCAATGTTAGTGAGGCTGAACACCCACTGTTGTGTGAGAGCACGAGAAGACAGAGAGGAGAACTTGTTCTGGCCATGCTGGTCCACTACAAAGATGACCAGATCAAGTTAGCTAAG ATCATGGACAAGCTTCTTGACAAAGAAGTTCATCAGTTCAAGTCTCCTAGTCTGGTAGCCGTTCTGTCTTCAGGCAAAGTGTCAACCTCGTCTAGTCAACAGCTGGTCGCGTCATCAGCCGCGACAACTAGTCAGTCACCTGAATCGTCAGGGAAGTCAAAAGCTACGGGTACTTCGGACATGGACAAGCTGTTTTTACCTGACCGTGCTACTCCTGCTGCTGCTGGGGGGACACCGGAGAACGGTGGGAGTCCATGTCATGGCCACTTCAACACTACGTCTAGTTCGGATGGAACCCCAACACCGTCAGGTTCACACTCTAACAGTGTGGTCAACGGTGGGGCAAGGCCGAAAACAACCTACAACAGATACAACATTAACAg TGGGAAGGATACAGACAGCTCTGCCCTGGAGGAAGAGGGAGATGACATCAAGGCTCTGGAGGCCAAGATCAGGTGTCTCGGGATGAAGAAGAAACCATCGCAAG GAATGGCAAGCATCGACAGCAGTGCCCCTGAAACGACATCGAGCGACAACTCCCCGACCCTGGTGCGTCGTAACTTCAACAAGCACCAGGGACCTGGCAGCGACTGTGGGAGCAGTGCAGAGAGCAGTGACTCCATCGGATCCAGCAGTTCTGGGGACAAGGCAGCAAGACTCATACACAGGGAGAATGAAAG TCCACCAAGTCCGTACATCAACAGAATGCTGCCGTCTCAAGTGATCATGGACTCTCGAAGTTCCACTCCAAACATTAAAGGAATGAGGTCATTGTCAGCTCAAATTTCCTTACT ATACAAGGGAAAGAATCGCACGATGCCGACAATTCCAAACCAGCCGAGTGAGGCGTCGTATCACTTCATGTTTGAGCTGGCCAAGAGTGTTCTGCAGAAGAGTGGCGGCAACACCTCCAGCTCCCTGTTCACCCAGCCCTCCAACTCCACCAACCACACTGGTGCGCACCGCAACCTCCAACTGTGTGCCTTCCAGATCGGACTCTACGCTCTTGGTCTCGGCAACTGTGTGTCCCCGAACTGGCTCTCCAGGACATATTCATCGCACGTGTCGTGGATAGAGA ACCAGGCTCTGGAGATTGGGAGTGCTGCTATTAAAATTCTCATTGACACCTGGGAAGGTCACCTGACACCACCGGAGATTGCATCCCTGGCAGACCGAGCTTCTCGGGGTCGCGACCCAAATCTAATCCACTCCGCCGCAGAACTCGCCTTGTCGTGCTTGCCACATGCCCACGCTCTCAACCCCACCGAGGTCCAGAGAGCCCTGTACCAGTGCAAAGAACAGAGTCGGGACATGCTAGAGAAAGCCTGCCTGGCTGTGGAAACAGCTGCTGAAGGGGGTGGAGTCTTTCCCGAAGTCTTGTTTGACGTTTCCAAACACTGGTACGCTCTGTCTGAGGAGGCTGCCCAGAACGTGGCCGATATTCCCGACAACTGCAGCGCACCGTCCCGAAACCAGAATTACCCCGACATCGACAACCAGGTTCACATCGTGGCCGCACCTCCACTGACACTCCAGAACGAACGGACCAGCCCCTCAGGACATGCGGTGCTGTCGTTCGCCGATACCCCCCCTCCGAACCAGGTGACCGTGTCTGCCAGTCAGCAACTGATCTCTCACAATACGGGGCAGCTGGCCCCCCAGGCCATGATTCTGCCATGCGCCATCCCGCAGACCGCTCCCCACCACCACGCTCAACTACCTCACTCAGCCTACCTACAGCACTACAACTATGTGCAGCAAGTGCCTGCGGCGACATTCACGCACCACTACTCCCAGCACCACATGCCGCTGCACACCCATGGGCTCCACGCAGCGTACGTGACACCCTACTACCAGACCCAGGCTCAGTTTGCCAGCATCCAGGGCCTGGCGAACCACGCGCACGTCTACCACACCTCGGCCACCCACGTGGGGCAGCTCGCCCCTGCGGTGCAGGTCTACCAGGGGCCCACGTGTCAGGTGGCCACAGTGCAGAACATCACCTCGTCGACATCCAACCCCTGCTACGCCATCCAGCAGGTGGAGCCGTCGACCACCACCACCTCGTCAACCGCGGGCCAGATCCAGGCGGTGTGTGCACAGCCGCCGCAACTACAGCCTGCCGCACATAATCAGGAACAGCTCAACTATCTGATGGCTGCCTTCAGAGTGGGCATGGCTGCCATGGAAACACTCGCACGCAGGGTGCACGATGATCGCCCGCAGACTAAATATGCAAGGAATCCTCCATATGGAGAAGATTTAAAATGGTTGCTTGGAATTTCTATTAAACTGG GAACATCGTACCTGCAGCAGTTCTGTGTGAGCGCCGTGAATGCGGTCGTCAGTCCATTCATCCTGTACGACCTGGCACTCGAGGCTGCCCGCTTCCTGGCCCGCAACAACCCGGCCCACGTGCCCAACCAGCTGAGATCGACACTCCTCAACTCACTCTTCCAGAAGTGTTTACAGAT GTTTATACAGTGTGCCCACCAGAGAATCCATCACATCACCCACACTGACTACGACGACTTTGTCAGCATCGTGTGCAGTGCACGCAATGCATTCTACATGGCTCCCGGGGGTGTGGTCCAGTTCAACGAACTTCTGCAGAGTCTACGGCGGTCGAAGTCGTGCCGCAAGGAGCTGTGGCAGCGAATCATGAACGGTCTGGCGACGGGCAGCGTTTGA